The genomic region AATGAATCCTTGTGACCTTGTAAAATGAAATCTGAGATAATATGAAAATCTGTAATGGATAACTTTTGATCGCTACATGATAAATTCTCTGGGACAAATTCTCTAGATTTTTTAAAATCAAACAAGGAATAgatcaaaaaagaattataaGAGAAATCCATTCGGCCATTGAATATCTGTTGAATAATATCGAACACAATGTTATGCCAGAAATTATTCCAGGGATATCTTAAGAATAGTTGCAAAAACTTGGGCAGAAACCCAAGATCATGAAGtttaattttgaataaGTCTCCAATCGTTGGATTTTTACGTAATTTCACATTCTGTGCTTCGCTGACATAAGGAATTTCAAAACTCATATCATCATCGTTGATACTCTCACCGGATGTATCAAAAGCAAAATACAactcattatcatcaagatttttcttggaaatttgttttttggTTTGATTATCATTACTGTCGTTACTAGCGTTATTATTACATTTATCATCTAatgaattggaagaagCAATGTTCTTATTTATATGCAAATTTGTCATGGCTTCTTCCAGTAGTTTGTAATCAAGAGTGTCTCTGCACCTATCTCTGATACGTGCTATTCTTTCAGCTCTTCTTGAGTTCATCAATCCCATGTTTGAACAGTGTAACATTTCAGATACCAACTCTGTAATCTTAACTCTCTCAAATCCTAATGGCCTAAAAGACTCATGCAATTGGTTTTCTAAAAGCTGATGGTTAGCAGATGCAAAACCATTTGCACCAATGTTATCGTTgccatcatcaccatcatttTCAAGCATAATCAACAGGGCATAAAAATCTTCCATGTGAGTTGCGAGCTTATGTAACAAATGGCCCAAATAAATTGGGTCTCTCTGTGAAGGCGGATTGTTTGCTATAGTAGTACTCAACAAATCTATTTCATCGTAGTCGGAATTGTTCTTTCTGATCAACTCAATTATAATGGACACGGCAACGCCCATTGCATGACCTCTTTGGAGCAAGACAATATCGATAAGTTGGTCGACATATTGTGGGGAAGCAAGCTGTCTTATCAGTCGGTTTGGCCCAATCCATAGGTTATCAAGTTTGAAATTGGTGGAAATTCCAATCAAAgctttcaaaagttctcCACTACTATTCTGTATACCAGGCGAGTATGTGCTATTGTCCAAGAGATTCAAACAATTGGGTATTAGATCCTGAtcataaaagaaatcaataatTCCCGTAGGCGATTCAGATCGATCTGTCAACACGACTTTGATGAGAAATTCAATTAAAGGTGAAACCTCGATATTGTTAAGGAACTTGTTCACAATGTCCCGTTgcgatttgaaaaattccaaataACTAGATGTTTGTTCAAACAGAAGCGTTTCATTAATCTTAAGAAAAATGGCCAAGATAGGACAATTTTCTGTCCTGATATtcttgaattgaaaaatttctaaCAGAGAAGACAAAAATGGTACATTCTGCACGAGAGACTTCAATATGTGTGAACTTTTCGAGCAAAAAATACTAGAGATGATGTTAACATATAACAGTGgatcttcatcatcctgATCATTATAGTCCCCTGTTTGATGAAAGGAATTCtccaaaagaaatggaatccTATAACTATTGCGGTCTATGTCCTTCAGGTAAATCATGAGCATATCCACTAGATAATCCATGTGGCTGATCCGTTGGGTACGGTCGTCATAGAAATATCCCAAGCAAATGAAGTCGACGAGTCTATCATTGGTTCCTTCATTCAGTTCATCCAGCAGCGCTGCTTCTAACAAGATCCTATCAATAAATGACTGGTTAAGATCGCTTCTATCTCGAGATCCGTTATGAAGCTTAGAATTCGGCTCCATGGAAGGCCTATCCTTCTCATTATCACTCGAGGATGACtcattttccttcaaaCTACGAAAAATTAGATAATACTCGTCAAGTATCGAATCTATTCCCGAATTATTTAACGTCTCTCCAAAGGGCCATAGTGACATATTTGTCTTATTTCAGCTTTATCAAAAGCAAAGAGCAGTACAAATAATGGTGCAAAAGGAATGATAACTGAACAACAATGACCAAAACGCCGTAACTTTATCTTACACCAAATATCAGGTTGACCTTTTCCCGCTGGGTAAAGCAACCGTTTCACTTGTTCGCACGATTCAATTAGAAGAACAGAATAAAGCACAACACAACACAACACAACAC from Saccharomyces mikatae IFO 1815 strain IFO1815 genome assembly, chromosome: 7 harbors:
- the SAP4 gene encoding Sap4p (similar to Saccharomyces cerevisiae SAP155 (YFR040W) and SAP4 (YGL229C); ancestral locus Anc_3.547); this encodes MSLWPFGETLNNSGIDSILDEYYLIFRSLKENESSSSDNEKDRPSMEPNSKLHNGSRDRSDLNQSFIDRILLEAALLDELNEGTNDRLVDFICLGYFYDDRTQRISHMDYLVDMLMIYLKDIDRNSYRIPFLLENSFHQTGDYNDQDDEDPLLYVNIISSIFCSKSSHILKSLVQNVPFLSSLLEIFQFKNIRTENCPILAIFLKINETLLFEQTSSYLEFFKSQRDIVNKFLNNIEVSPLIEFLIKVVLTDRSESPTGIIDFFYDQDLIPNCLNLLDNSTYSPGIQNSSGELLKALIGISTNFKLDNLWIGPNRLIRQLASPQYVDQLIDIVLLQRGHAMGVAVSIIIELIRKNNSDYDEIDLLSTTIANNPPSQRDPIYLGHLLHKLATHMEDFYALLIMLENDGDDGNDNIGANGFASANHQLLENQLHESFRPLGFERVKITELVSEMLHCSNMGLMNSRRAERIARIRDRCRDTLDYKLLEEAMTNLHINKNIASSNSLDDKCNNNASNDSNDNQTKKQISKKNLDDNELYFAFDTSGESINDDDMSFEIPYVSEAQNVKLRKNPTIGDLFKIKLHDLGFLPKFLQLFLRYPWNNFWHNIVFDIIQQIFNGRMDFSYNSFLIYSLFDFKKSREFVPENLSCSDQKLSITDFHIISDFILQGHKDSFEFYEREKTNLGYMGQLVLIAEEIAKYSKIYKTDLISPDIYTFLQDEIWISYSSDILNETRTMCSIILGGGQFSEGINGSTEEEFSQEASISRTTLESSKMNENEIAHEEDIKLQDKVSQLIDELGQLTELDIHDKIKDVIVDHFSNLID